A single Nicotiana tabacum cultivar K326 chromosome 5, ASM71507v2, whole genome shotgun sequence DNA region contains:
- the LOC107798656 gene encoding replication protein A 70 kDa DNA-binding subunit A-like isoform X1, whose product MDDYKKPTKFTLWEDFIDHDGNKLLELLKIEYPIILAKKVARPKSSSGLTNKFSTRIEINPPYPQANALRTWAQQNEQMLITYTMKSTGPTGSLLFVPFE is encoded by the exons ATGGATGATTA CAAAAAACCAACGAAATTCACACTCTGGGAAGATTTTATTGATCATGATGGGAACAAACTACTCGAACTGCTTAAAatagaatacccaatcattcttGCTAAAAAAGTTGCAAGACCAAAGTCGTCGTCAG GATTGACTAACAAATTCAGTACAAGAATTGAAATCAATCCTCCATACCCACAAGCAAATGCGCTGAGAACGTG GGCCCAACAAAATGAACAAATGCTTATTACGTACACAATGAAGAGCACAGGTCCAACAGGCTCTCTTTTATTTGTTCCTTTCGAATAA
- the LOC107798656 gene encoding replication protein A 70 kDa DNA-binding subunit A-like isoform X2: MDDYKKPTKFTLWEDFIDHDGNKLLELLKIEYPIILAKKVARPKSSSGLTNKFSTRIEINPPYPQANALRTAQQNEQMLITYTMKSTGPTGSLLFVPFE; this comes from the exons ATGGATGATTA CAAAAAACCAACGAAATTCACACTCTGGGAAGATTTTATTGATCATGATGGGAACAAACTACTCGAACTGCTTAAAatagaatacccaatcattcttGCTAAAAAAGTTGCAAGACCAAAGTCGTCGTCAG GATTGACTAACAAATTCAGTACAAGAATTGAAATCAATCCTCCATACCCACAAGCAAATGCGCTGAGAAC GGCCCAACAAAATGAACAAATGCTTATTACGTACACAATGAAGAGCACAGGTCCAACAGGCTCTCTTTTATTTGTTCCTTTCGAATAA
- the LOC107798125 gene encoding histone deacetylase HDT1-like isoform X1, whose protein sequence is MEFWGAEVKSGQPLTVQPGDDMVLHLSQASLGEAKKDKGSEPVCLSVNVDGKKLVLGTLNLDKLPQQQFDLVFDRDFELSHNWKNGSVYFFGYKAANPYEQEEDEEDEDESDEEIPLTLANIGKAEAKASANDSTSGKQKVKIAEPSKDAKADDEDDSSDEDDTSEDEEDSEMGEDEDDSDEDKSDEETPKKAEPSKKRPADSATKTPAPDKKAKFATPQKADGKKGAVHVATPHPSKQAGKTPGNKSNQTPKSGGALACKTCNRTFGSETALESHSKAKHSAGK, encoded by the exons ATGGAATTCTGGG GTGCTGAGGTGAAAAGTGGACAACCTTTAACTGTTCAACCTGGAGATGATATGGTTTTGCATCTTTCACAG GCATCTCttggtgaagcaaaaaaggatAAAGGATCGGAACCTGTATGCTTGTCTGTGAATGTTGATGGAAAGAAACTTGTTCTTGGAACACTCAACTTAGATAAGCTGCCTCAACAACAATTTGACCTGGTTTTTGATAGAGACTTTGAACTATCACACAACTGGAAAAATGGTAGTGTCTACTTCTTCGGATACAAGGCAGCTAACCCATACGAGCA ggaggaagatgaagaagatgaagatg agtcTGATGAGGAAATACCCCTTACTCTTGCCAACATTG GAAAGGCTGAAGCTAAGGCTAGTGCAAACGATTCTACTTCAGGTAAGCAGAAGGTGAAGATTGCAGAACCTAGTAAAGATGCAAAGGCGGATGATGAAGATGATAGCAGTGATGAAGATGATACGTCTGAGGATGAAGAAGATTCTGAGATGGGGGAG GATGAAGATGATAGTGATGAAGATAAGTCTGATGAGGAGACACCAAAGAAG GCTGAGCCTAGCAAAAAGCGACCTGCAGATTCAGCAACAAAAACTCCTGCACCCGATAAAAAGGCAAAATTTGCAACACCTCAAAAGGCTG ATGGTAAGAAAGGTGCTGTCCATGTGGCAACGCCTCACCCCTCAAAACAGGCCGGTAAGACTCCTGGAAACAAGTCAAACCAGACTCCAAAATCTGGCGGAGCTCTTGCCTGCAAGACATGCAACAG GACTTTTGGTTCTGAAACTGCTCTAGAATCTCACTCAAAAGCTAAGCACAGTGCCGGGAAGTAA
- the LOC107798125 gene encoding histone deacetylase HDT1-like isoform X2, which produces MEFWGAEVKSGQPLTVQPGDDMVLHLSQASLGEAKKDKGSEPVCLSVNVDGKKLVLGTLNLDKLPQQQFDLVFDRDFELSHNWKNGSVYFFGYKAANPYEQEEDEEDEDESDEEIPLTLANIGKQKVKIAEPSKDAKADDEDDSSDEDDTSEDEEDSEMGEDEDDSDEDKSDEETPKKAEPSKKRPADSATKTPAPDKKAKFATPQKADGKKGAVHVATPHPSKQAGKTPGNKSNQTPKSGGALACKTCNRTFGSETALESHSKAKHSAGK; this is translated from the exons ATGGAATTCTGGG GTGCTGAGGTGAAAAGTGGACAACCTTTAACTGTTCAACCTGGAGATGATATGGTTTTGCATCTTTCACAG GCATCTCttggtgaagcaaaaaaggatAAAGGATCGGAACCTGTATGCTTGTCTGTGAATGTTGATGGAAAGAAACTTGTTCTTGGAACACTCAACTTAGATAAGCTGCCTCAACAACAATTTGACCTGGTTTTTGATAGAGACTTTGAACTATCACACAACTGGAAAAATGGTAGTGTCTACTTCTTCGGATACAAGGCAGCTAACCCATACGAGCA ggaggaagatgaagaagatgaagatg agtcTGATGAGGAAATACCCCTTACTCTTGCCAACATTG GTAAGCAGAAGGTGAAGATTGCAGAACCTAGTAAAGATGCAAAGGCGGATGATGAAGATGATAGCAGTGATGAAGATGATACGTCTGAGGATGAAGAAGATTCTGAGATGGGGGAG GATGAAGATGATAGTGATGAAGATAAGTCTGATGAGGAGACACCAAAGAAG GCTGAGCCTAGCAAAAAGCGACCTGCAGATTCAGCAACAAAAACTCCTGCACCCGATAAAAAGGCAAAATTTGCAACACCTCAAAAGGCTG ATGGTAAGAAAGGTGCTGTCCATGTGGCAACGCCTCACCCCTCAAAACAGGCCGGTAAGACTCCTGGAAACAAGTCAAACCAGACTCCAAAATCTGGCGGAGCTCTTGCCTGCAAGACATGCAACAG GACTTTTGGTTCTGAAACTGCTCTAGAATCTCACTCAAAAGCTAAGCACAGTGCCGGGAAGTAA